One Streptomyces sp. V4I8 genomic window carries:
- a CDS encoding TOPRIM nucleotidyl transferase/hydrolase domain-containing protein, which produces MPGDGHAGFGRRLGETHWWKHQQGAPSRPHPRPGAVAPQPHPRCYVKDLAEGLFVEAAVLVAGEADEAVILGFAEQQGLSLGANGISVINVEGKGNLVLAHAILSGFGVRCYVVFDGGTGPKAMVGANKADRWR; this is translated from the coding sequence GTGCCCGGAGACGGGCACGCCGGGTTCGGGAGGCGGCTCGGAGAAACCCACTGGTGGAAACACCAGCAGGGCGCCCCGAGTCGACCTCACCCACGGCCCGGTGCTGTTGCTCCACAACCTCACCCTCGCTGCTACGTGAAGGATCTGGCAGAAGGGCTATTCGTCGAGGCAGCTGTGCTCGTTGCAGGGGAGGCGGATGAGGCTGTCATCCTCGGTTTTGCTGAGCAACAGGGCCTGAGCCTTGGCGCGAATGGCATCAGCGTCATAAATGTTGAAGGCAAGGGAAATCTCGTCCTCGCCCACGCCATCCTGAGCGGGTTCGGTGTCAGGTGTTACGTCGTCTTTGATGGCGGCACAGGACCCAAGGCAATGGTGGGCGCAAATAAGGCCGATCGGTGGCGGTAG
- the ltrA gene encoding group II intron reverse transcriptase/maturase, protein MNTDELEWALMKAERRVLEIQTKLHRWAADDPHRRFDDLFNLVADPAFLLVAWDRVRGNKGARTAGVDGKTARSIEAGQGVEMFLGRLRTQIRDRSFRPVPVRERMIPKANGKLRRLGIPTVADRVVQASLKLVLEPVFEADFLPCSYGFRPNRRAHDAIAETRYLASHGYEWVVEGDITACFDEISHPALMERVRNRIGDKRVLSLVRAFLKSGILSRDGAFTDTRTGTPQGGILSPLLANIALSVLDEHIAQTPGGPDSTSEDRRRRRRRGLPNYRLVRYADDFLVLVFGRREHAEELRDEVAEALKPVGLRLSVEKTKITHIDEGLDFLGWRIQRHRKLGTDRQYIYTYPARKSVRSATAKVKELTGRQNVGLSLESLLHRLNPVLRGWCAYFRPGVSNVAFCYLSHYTWMRVTRWIRRKHPGITWKQLRRRYYGGGWWPATEEGELFNPAKVSTTRYRYRGTLIPTPWPITA, encoded by the coding sequence GTGAATACCGACGAGCTGGAATGGGCCTTGATGAAGGCCGAACGCCGGGTACTGGAGATCCAGACCAAGCTGCACCGTTGGGCTGCTGATGATCCTCATCGCAGGTTCGACGATCTGTTCAACCTCGTGGCCGATCCCGCCTTCCTGTTGGTGGCGTGGGACCGTGTCCGGGGAAACAAGGGTGCCCGCACGGCCGGAGTGGATGGGAAGACCGCACGCTCCATCGAGGCCGGGCAGGGAGTCGAGATGTTTCTCGGCAGGCTGCGGACTCAGATTAGAGACCGCAGCTTCCGACCGGTTCCCGTGCGCGAGCGGATGATTCCCAAGGCGAATGGCAAGCTTCGTCGTCTTGGGATTCCGACCGTGGCGGACCGAGTGGTCCAGGCGTCCTTGAAACTGGTGCTGGAGCCGGTGTTCGAAGCGGATTTCCTCCCGTGTTCCTATGGGTTCCGCCCGAACCGCCGGGCTCATGACGCGATCGCCGAGACTCGCTATCTCGCCAGCCACGGATATGAGTGGGTGGTGGAGGGCGACATCACGGCGTGCTTCGACGAGATCTCGCACCCGGCCCTCATGGAGCGGGTGCGGAATCGAATCGGGGACAAGCGGGTGTTGTCCTTGGTGAGGGCGTTTTTGAAGTCCGGGATCCTGTCCCGGGACGGGGCCTTCACGGACACACGCACTGGGACCCCGCAGGGCGGGATCCTGTCGCCGCTGCTGGCCAACATCGCTCTCTCGGTCCTGGACGAGCACATCGCCCAGACCCCCGGAGGACCAGACAGCACCTCCGAGGATCGGCGCAGGAGACGGCGCCGGGGATTGCCCAACTACCGGCTGGTCCGGTATGCGGATGACTTCCTCGTGCTTGTCTTCGGGCGCCGTGAGCACGCCGAGGAATTACGCGATGAGGTCGCGGAGGCGTTGAAGCCGGTGGGCCTTCGCCTGTCGGTGGAGAAGACAAAGATCACGCACATTGACGAGGGCCTCGATTTTCTCGGATGGCGCATCCAGCGGCACCGGAAACTGGGCACTGACCGGCAGTACATCTACACCTATCCGGCACGGAAATCAGTGCGTTCCGCAACGGCCAAGGTGAAGGAACTGACTGGACGGCAGAACGTCGGCTTGTCGCTGGAGTCCTTACTCCACCGGCTGAACCCGGTGTTGCGAGGATGGTGCGCGTACTTCCGTCCCGGAGTGTCAAACGTCGCTTTCTGTTACCTCAGCCACTACACGTGGATGAGGGTGACACGATGGATCCGGCGCAAGCATCCCGGGATCACTTGGAAGCAGCTCCGCCGACGCTATTACGGCGGTGGCTGGTGGCCTGCCACGGAGGAAGGGGAACTGTTCAACCCGGCAAAGGTAAGCACGACCAGATACCGATACCGGGGAACACTCATCCCGACCCCGTGGCCCATTACGGCATGA